A genomic window from Pseudomonadota bacterium includes:
- a CDS encoding SMP-30/gluconolactonase/LRE family protein, whose amino-acid sequence MIRSDIKVACEHVSILGECPVWDVEAGELYWIDSLSGTLFRQQADGTLTHWTADQEIGSFALRRSSGAVCALRDGIYTLSFQSGAFERLAQTPNDPTCTRLNDGKCDRQGRFWVGSLTERGGHADGVLYRIGPDGSVTTVLRDIVVSNGLAFPVNGDFFYHSDSRIGRIYRVEAGADADGPYKRSLFFQTPVDVERPDGAALDEHGCYWSALYGGAAIARLSPKGEEVFRIDLPTAYPTMVAFGGEGLRTLFITTARDAGMSASTENDPYAGKLLSLDVDVAGLPEPRFAGA is encoded by the coding sequence ATGATCCGCAGCGACATCAAGGTTGCATGCGAGCATGTCAGCATACTCGGTGAGTGTCCGGTCTGGGATGTCGAGGCCGGCGAGCTCTATTGGATCGATTCGCTTTCCGGAACCCTGTTTCGCCAGCAAGCCGATGGAACGCTGACACACTGGACGGCCGACCAGGAGATCGGATCGTTTGCGCTTCGCCGTTCGTCGGGCGCGGTGTGTGCCCTGAGGGATGGCATCTACACGCTCTCGTTTCAATCCGGCGCCTTTGAACGGCTGGCCCAGACACCCAACGATCCAACATGCACGCGCTTGAACGACGGCAAGTGTGACCGGCAGGGCCGTTTCTGGGTCGGCAGCCTGACCGAACGCGGAGGACATGCCGACGGTGTTCTCTACCGCATCGGGCCTGACGGATCCGTTACAACGGTGCTGCGCGACATCGTCGTGTCGAACGGCCTGGCCTTTCCCGTCAACGGGGACTTCTTCTATCACTCCGACAGCCGGATCGGACGGATTTACCGCGTCGAGGCAGGCGCCGACGCCGACGGTCCATACAAAAGATCGCTGTTCTTTCAGACGCCGGTCGATGTCGAACGCCCGGATGGCGCCGCGCTGGACGAACATGGTTGCTATTGGTCGGCCCTTTATGGCGGCGCGGCCATCGCGCGGCTCTCACCGAAAGGCGAGGAGGTGTTTCGCATCGACCTGCCGACCGCCTATCCGACAATGGTCGCTTTTGGCGGTGAGGGGCTTCGCACCTTGTTTATCACCACGGCTCGCGATGCGGGCATGTCAGCCTCGACCGAGAATGACCCTTATGCGGGCAAGCTTCTGTCTCTCGACGTTGACGTCGCGGGTCTGCCGGAACCGCGGTTCGCTGGGGCCTGA
- a CDS encoding GntR family transcriptional regulator, with protein sequence MKQSLSTVPPASREGPILRDHVYDRIRTALMLGHFMAGQKLVIRQLASEYETSLTPVRESLRRLVAEGVLEGEPNRSVRVPPMTGAKIRELRDIRIAVEGLAVARAAERITPEEVAELRRRADAVVVARDQGDLEADVTKLGEFQLGVYRASAMPHLIRIIESLWLQTGPYLKLLYPKYIDTVMERRGDWRGRILDALEAHDAATARHEIEIDLDDALGYLITLVDAAEAIRS encoded by the coding sequence ATGAAACAGAGCTTATCAACCGTGCCGCCGGCCTCCCGAGAAGGTCCAATCCTGCGCGATCATGTCTATGACCGGATCCGCACCGCGCTCATGCTCGGACATTTCATGGCGGGGCAGAAACTGGTCATTCGCCAACTCGCATCGGAGTACGAAACGAGTCTGACGCCTGTGCGCGAGAGCCTGCGCCGGCTTGTCGCCGAAGGCGTGCTGGAGGGTGAACCCAACCGCTCGGTCCGCGTACCGCCGATGACCGGCGCCAAGATCCGAGAGCTGCGCGACATCCGCATCGCCGTCGAAGGTCTCGCCGTGGCGCGCGCGGCGGAACGGATCACCCCGGAAGAGGTTGCCGAACTTCGGCGACGGGCCGACGCGGTGGTAGTAGCCAGAGACCAGGGAGACCTTGAGGCTGATGTGACCAAGCTCGGTGAGTTCCAGCTTGGCGTTTATCGGGCGTCGGCAATGCCGCATCTGATCAGGATCATCGAAAGCCTATGGCTCCAAACCGGGCCCTATCTCAAACTGCTTTATCCCAAGTACATCGATACGGTGATGGAACGCCGCGGCGATTGGCGGGGCCGGATACTGGACGCGCTCGAAGCCCATGACGCGGCAACGGCGCGTCATGAAATCGAGATCGATCTCGACGACGCCCTCGGTTACCTGATCACGCTCGTCGACGCAGCAGAGGCCATTCGATCGTAG